From Stenotrophomonas maltophilia, a single genomic window includes:
- a CDS encoding Rieske (2Fe-2S) protein: MTAAAALIALDAIADGAFAEVEAVVDGDAESVLLYRDGAQVRAFLNICPHAGRRLDWAPGQFLKSREGHLVCAAHGASFALDSGDCIAGPCKGDRLRAVPVDVRDGQVYLA; encoded by the coding sequence ATGACTGCCGCTGCTGCCCTGATCGCCCTTGATGCCATTGCCGATGGCGCGTTTGCCGAGGTCGAAGCGGTGGTTGATGGCGATGCCGAGTCGGTGCTGCTGTATCGCGACGGCGCGCAGGTGCGTGCCTTCCTGAACATCTGCCCGCATGCCGGCCGCCGCCTGGACTGGGCGCCGGGCCAGTTCCTGAAGAGCCGCGAGGGCCACCTGGTGTGCGCGGCACATGGCGCTTCGTTCGCGCTGGACAGCGGCGACTGCATCGCCGGCCCGTGCAAGGGCGACCGCCTGCGGGCCGTGCCAGTGGATGTGCGCGACGGGCAGGTCTATCTGGCCTGA
- a CDS encoding fumarylacetoacetate hydrolase family protein has translation MSDVSDVIPAVALPRVPVVGGGSFPVHRIYCVGRNFADHAREMGAVVPAADDRGRPMFFSKPADAIVVGHDDAIPYPPATANLHHEVELVVAIGRDAPAGELAVADADALVYGYAVGLDLTRRDLQAAAKDKGHPWDAAKGFDASAPISEIVHAAEVGDLAALNLSLEVNGEVRQQALLDQMIWNVPEILHELSKLWQLRAGDLVFMGTPSGVAALKPGDRFSARLENVAERHGVIAG, from the coding sequence ATGTCCGATGTCTCCGATGTGATCCCTGCCGTTGCCCTGCCGCGTGTGCCGGTCGTGGGCGGCGGCAGTTTCCCCGTGCACCGCATCTACTGCGTGGGCCGCAACTTCGCCGACCATGCCCGTGAAATGGGCGCGGTGGTGCCGGCCGCCGATGACCGCGGCCGCCCGATGTTCTTCAGCAAGCCCGCCGATGCGATCGTGGTCGGCCATGACGATGCCATTCCCTATCCGCCGGCGACCGCCAACCTGCACCACGAAGTGGAACTGGTGGTGGCCATCGGCCGTGACGCGCCGGCCGGCGAGCTGGCCGTGGCCGATGCCGATGCACTGGTCTACGGCTATGCCGTCGGCCTGGACCTGACCCGCCGCGATCTGCAGGCGGCCGCCAAGGACAAGGGCCACCCGTGGGATGCCGCCAAGGGCTTCGATGCCTCCGCGCCGATCAGCGAGATCGTACATGCCGCCGAGGTTGGTGACCTGGCCGCGCTGAACCTGTCGCTGGAGGTCAACGGCGAAGTGCGCCAGCAGGCATTGCTCGACCAGATGATCTGGAACGTGCCGGAGATCCTGCATGAGCTGTCCAAGCTGTGGCAGCTGCGCGCCGGCGACCTGGTATTCATGGGCACCCCGTCCGGGGTGGCCGCGCTGAAGCCCGGCGACCGCTTCAGTGCCCGCCTGGAAAACGTGGCCGAGCGCCACGGCGTGATCGCCGGCTGA
- the mscL gene encoding large-conductance mechanosensitive channel protein MscL — translation MGMLTEFKEFAMRGNVIDLAVGVVIGAAFGKIVTALVEKIIMPPLGLLIGKVDFSQLAWTLSPASIGADGKEIPAVVIGYGDFINTLIQFVIVAFAIFLVVKTINRLSRKQEAAPAAPAEEVVLLREIRDSLKK, via the coding sequence ATGGGAATGCTCACCGAGTTCAAGGAATTCGCGATGCGCGGCAACGTCATCGACCTCGCCGTCGGCGTGGTGATCGGCGCCGCCTTCGGCAAGATCGTGACCGCACTGGTCGAGAAGATCATCATGCCGCCGCTGGGCCTGCTGATCGGCAAGGTGGACTTCTCGCAGCTGGCCTGGACGTTGTCACCGGCCAGCATCGGTGCCGACGGCAAGGAGATCCCGGCGGTGGTGATCGGCTATGGCGACTTCATCAATACGCTGATCCAGTTCGTGATCGTGGCGTTCGCCATCTTCCTGGTGGTAAAGACGATCAACCGCCTGTCGCGCAAGCAGGAAGCCGCCCCGGCCGCACCGGCCGAGGAAGTGGTGCTGCTGCGCGAGATCCGCGACAGCCTGAAGAAGTAA
- a CDS encoding M28 family peptidase: MRRRVLAIASSLALLAAPAFAAPRTTTLPPASLATAAQLRDQALADDTGWKVVESLTTEIGPRIAGSEADARAVAWAEAKFKALGFDKVWKEPVTFPKWERRSEHAAVTGRNPQPLQITALGGSPGGTVEAEVVRFADLAALQAAPAGSLKGKIAFVDYQMLPFRDGRDYGRGGAIRSKGPSEAIRKGAVGFLMRSAGTDSHRVPHTGITRFDEGLTPVPSAALSVPDADQLARLLARGSTTVKVALDCGWDGTATSYNVIGEITGRSLPKEVVVIGGHLDSWDLGTGAVDDGAGVGITMAAGHLIGQLKQAPKRTIRVIAFANEEQGLYGGKAYAEAHAKDVALHQLAAESDFGAGRVYAFNTGSPNPEGSREATRQIAEVMKPLGIEYQADKGGPGPDVGPLAAKGGAWAWLAQDGSDYFHLHHTADDTLDKIDPKALAQNVAAYTVFAYLAAEADGGFGSEAKATTPPNE; this comes from the coding sequence ATGCGTCGCCGTGTGCTTGCCATCGCATCCTCCCTCGCCCTGCTGGCCGCCCCGGCCTTCGCGGCGCCGCGCACCACCACCCTGCCCCCGGCCTCGCTGGCTACCGCCGCACAGCTGCGCGACCAGGCACTGGCTGACGACACCGGCTGGAAGGTGGTCGAATCGCTCACCACCGAGATCGGTCCGCGCATCGCCGGCAGCGAAGCCGATGCCCGGGCCGTGGCCTGGGCCGAAGCCAAGTTCAAGGCACTCGGTTTCGACAAGGTATGGAAGGAACCGGTGACGTTCCCGAAGTGGGAACGCCGCAGCGAACATGCCGCGGTGACCGGCAGGAACCCGCAGCCGCTGCAGATCACCGCGCTGGGCGGCAGCCCGGGCGGCACCGTTGAAGCCGAAGTGGTGCGCTTTGCCGATCTGGCCGCATTGCAGGCCGCACCGGCCGGCTCGCTGAAGGGCAAGATCGCTTTCGTCGATTACCAGATGCTGCCGTTCCGCGATGGCCGCGACTACGGCCGTGGCGGCGCGATCCGCAGCAAGGGCCCGTCGGAGGCGATCCGCAAGGGTGCGGTCGGCTTCCTGATGCGCTCGGCGGGTACCGACTCGCATCGCGTGCCGCACACCGGTATCACCCGCTTCGATGAAGGCCTGACGCCGGTGCCGTCGGCAGCACTGTCGGTGCCCGACGCCGATCAGCTGGCGCGCCTGCTGGCCCGTGGCAGCACCACGGTGAAGGTGGCGCTGGATTGCGGCTGGGATGGCACGGCCACCTCGTACAACGTGATCGGCGAGATCACCGGCCGCAGCCTGCCGAAGGAAGTGGTGGTGATCGGTGGCCATCTGGATTCGTGGGACCTGGGCACCGGCGCAGTCGATGACGGCGCAGGCGTGGGCATCACCATGGCGGCCGGGCACCTGATCGGCCAGCTCAAGCAGGCACCGAAGCGCACCATTCGCGTGATCGCCTTCGCCAACGAGGAACAGGGGCTGTACGGCGGCAAGGCCTACGCCGAAGCGCACGCCAAGGACGTGGCCCTGCATCAGCTGGCAGCCGAGAGCGACTTCGGTGCCGGCCGCGTCTATGCCTTCAACACCGGCTCGCCGAACCCGGAAGGCTCGCGCGAAGCGACCCGGCAGATCGCCGAAGTGATGAAGCCGCTGGGCATCGAGTACCAGGCCGACAAGGGCGGCCCGGGCCCGGATGTCGGCCCGCTGGCGGCCAAGGGCGGTGCGTGGGCGTGGCTGGCGCAGGATGGCTCGGACTACTTCCACCTGCATCACACCGCCGACGACACTTTGGACAAGATCGACCCGAAGGCACTGGCGCAGAACGTGGCTGCCTACACGGTATTCGCGTACCTGGCCGCGGAAGCTGACGGTGGTTTCGGCAGCGAGGCCAAGGCGACCACGCCGCCGAACGAATGA
- a CDS encoding alanine/glycine:cation symporter family protein produces MNIESIVNAILGVVWSPYLVVLCLLTGLYFSVRTRFIQLRALPDMLRLVFRHERSESGVSPFQALSISLSSRVGVGNIAGVAMAIAFGGPGAILWMWVVAFLGASSAFIESTLAQIYKDRDAKGQYRGGPAYYIEKGLGQRWYAVLFALVTVLAGAMLAGTQSNAITSAVNEAWDVPVMSTTVVLLVVLGIILIGGVRRIARVAEWVVPLMAVAYLMVAAVVMVLNAEKVPGVIMLVLNSAFGVDAAFGAMIGTAIQWGVRRGVLSNEAGMGSGAHAAAAAEVSHPVKQGLVQSFSVYIDTMVVCSATAFLILSTGLYNIYDPAVNGIPDEARLLLANLPGVEAGPRFVQHAVESALPGFGRSFVALAILPFAFTTILALYYMAETNVSYLCRDRPSRWAMGAFQLLFLAVAGYSAVNSATVAWSLGDIGVGLMSWLNIIAILLLQKPALAALRDYEQHRHAGTEPLFNPQRLGVRNTRVWEG; encoded by the coding sequence ATGAACATCGAATCCATCGTCAATGCGATCCTGGGCGTGGTCTGGAGCCCCTACCTGGTGGTGCTGTGCCTGCTCACCGGCCTGTACTTCAGCGTGCGTACCCGCTTCATCCAGCTGCGCGCGCTGCCGGACATGCTGCGCCTGGTGTTCCGCCACGAACGCTCCGAGTCCGGAGTGTCACCGTTCCAGGCACTGTCGATCTCGCTGTCCAGCCGGGTCGGCGTAGGCAACATCGCCGGCGTGGCCATGGCCATCGCCTTCGGCGGCCCGGGGGCGATCCTCTGGATGTGGGTGGTGGCCTTTCTCGGTGCCTCCAGTGCCTTCATCGAATCCACCCTGGCGCAGATCTACAAGGACCGTGATGCCAAGGGCCAGTACCGCGGCGGGCCGGCGTACTACATCGAGAAGGGCCTGGGCCAGCGCTGGTATGCAGTGCTGTTCGCGCTGGTGACCGTGCTCGCCGGCGCCATGCTGGCAGGGACCCAGTCCAATGCCATCACCAGTGCGGTGAACGAAGCCTGGGATGTGCCGGTGATGAGCACCACCGTGGTGCTGCTGGTGGTGCTGGGCATCATCCTGATCGGTGGTGTGCGGCGCATCGCGCGAGTGGCGGAATGGGTGGTGCCGCTGATGGCGGTGGCCTACCTGATGGTTGCCGCAGTGGTAATGGTGCTCAACGCGGAAAAAGTGCCCGGCGTGATCATGCTGGTGCTGAACAGCGCATTCGGCGTGGACGCGGCCTTCGGCGCGATGATCGGCACCGCCATCCAGTGGGGCGTTCGCCGCGGCGTGCTGTCCAACGAGGCCGGCATGGGCAGTGGCGCGCATGCGGCCGCTGCCGCCGAAGTCTCGCATCCGGTCAAGCAGGGACTGGTGCAGTCATTCTCGGTCTACATCGACACGATGGTGGTGTGCAGCGCAACCGCATTCCTGATCCTGTCCACCGGCCTGTACAACATCTACGACCCGGCGGTGAACGGCATTCCCGATGAGGCCCGCCTGCTGCTGGCCAATCTTCCGGGTGTCGAGGCCGGGCCGCGTTTCGTGCAGCACGCCGTGGAATCGGCGCTGCCGGGCTTCGGCCGTTCGTTCGTGGCGCTTGCGATCCTGCCATTCGCATTCACCACCATCCTGGCGCTGTACTACATGGCCGAAACCAACGTCAGTTACTTGTGCCGGGATCGTCCTTCGCGGTGGGCGATGGGGGCATTCCAGCTGCTGTTCCTGGCGGTTGCCGGCTACTCGGCGGTGAACAGCGCAACGGTGGCATGGTCGCTGGGCGACATCGGGGTGGGCCTGATGAGCTGGCTCAACATCATCGCCATCCTGCTGCTGCAGAAGCCGGCGTTGGCGGCATTGCGCGACTACGAACAGCATCGCCATGCCGGTACGGAACCATTGTTCAATCCACAGCGGCTGGGCGTGCGCAACACCCGTGTGTGGGAGGGCTGA
- a CDS encoding TrmH family RNA methyltransferase, whose product MNNPWNNRRPSARPPRATPLPRPEVPAAGGGGRGGSDELRLYGLNAVLAAFDARPQALRKLYLLEARIPRLQPLLKWCVANRVGYRVVEDGDLNKLAGTTHHEGVVADVLRAPALPLAQWLQQVGDGPALALWLDGVGNPHNLGAILRSAAHFGAKALLLPEGSTLALSGAAARVAEGGAEAVPLVQLPATAQAMAQLRDAGFGLAATLVEGGDDVFRAVLPARLVYVMGAEGEGMDRALASQCDQQVSIPGSGAVESLNVASATAVLLAQWASRRDG is encoded by the coding sequence GTGAACAACCCTTGGAACAACCGCCGCCCGTCCGCCCGTCCGCCGCGCGCAACGCCGTTGCCGCGCCCGGAGGTGCCGGCTGCGGGCGGTGGTGGGCGCGGCGGCAGCGACGAGCTGCGCCTGTACGGCCTGAACGCCGTGCTGGCCGCGTTCGACGCGCGGCCGCAGGCGCTGCGCAAGCTGTACCTGCTGGAGGCGCGCATCCCGCGCCTGCAGCCGCTGCTGAAGTGGTGCGTGGCCAACCGCGTGGGCTATCGCGTGGTCGAGGACGGCGATCTGAACAAGCTCGCCGGTACCACCCATCACGAAGGCGTGGTGGCCGATGTGCTGCGCGCACCGGCACTGCCGTTGGCGCAGTGGCTGCAGCAGGTCGGTGACGGCCCGGCACTGGCGCTGTGGCTGGACGGCGTGGGCAACCCGCACAACCTCGGCGCGATCCTGCGCTCGGCAGCGCACTTCGGCGCCAAGGCGCTGCTGCTGCCCGAAGGCAGCACGCTGGCGCTGTCCGGTGCCGCCGCGCGCGTGGCGGAGGGCGGTGCCGAAGCGGTGCCGCTGGTGCAGTTGCCGGCCACCGCGCAGGCGATGGCGCAGCTGCGGGACGCTGGTTTCGGCCTGGCCGCGACCCTGGTCGAGGGCGGTGACGATGTATTCCGTGCGGTGCTTCCGGCGCGGCTGGTGTATGTGATGGGTGCCGAGGGCGAAGGCATGGACCGTGCGCTGGCCAGCCAGTGCGATCAGCAGGTTTCCATTCCCGGCAGCGGCGCGGTGGAAAGCCTGAACGTGGCCTCGGCCACGGCAGTGCTGCTGGCGCAGTGGGCGAGCCGTCGCGACGGCTGA
- a CDS encoding alanine/glycine:cation symporter family protein: MEATVHFINSIIWSKALIFMCLAAGLFFSLRTRFMQIRGFVEMCRLTVSGEKSDAGVSSFQALAMSMAGRMGIGNIAGVATAIAFGGPGAIFWMWVMGFLGASTSYVECTLAQIYKTKDAEGRYRGGPAYYIEKAMGLKWYALAFAIATIIAAGFLMPGVQANAIADSIINACRGTALCGPLDGQAFGMESVQALKLGIGIVVALLLGVVIFGGVKRIANFAEVVVPFMAAGFILMAIVIMIINYDRVPEMFGIIFKSAFGTHAAFGAMMGLAVEWGIKRGIYANEAGQGSGPHAAAASEVSHPAKQGYVQAFAIYFDTMMVCTATAFLILASGTYNVYSPAGASAPPIFQGLAGIPEGAGYAQAGVEAVLPGWGSAFVSIAIFFFAFTTIMAYYYMAETNLSYVNHNKKRPLTVLVLRLGIIGMVVFGAFHNATLAWALGDIGVGLMAWLNIIAILIIQKPAMLALRDYERQKKLGLDPVFDPDALGIKNADFWRQRKQESV, translated from the coding sequence GTGGAAGCTACCGTACATTTCATCAACAGCATCATCTGGAGCAAGGCACTGATCTTCATGTGCCTGGCCGCCGGCCTGTTCTTCAGCCTGCGCACCCGCTTCATGCAGATCCGTGGTTTCGTCGAGATGTGCCGCCTCACCGTGTCGGGTGAGAAGTCCGACGCCGGCGTGTCCTCGTTCCAGGCGCTGGCCATGTCGATGGCCGGCCGCATGGGCATCGGCAACATCGCCGGCGTGGCCACCGCCATCGCCTTCGGCGGCCCGGGTGCCATCTTCTGGATGTGGGTGATGGGCTTCCTCGGCGCGTCCACCTCGTACGTGGAATGCACCCTGGCGCAGATCTACAAGACCAAGGATGCCGAAGGCCGCTACCGCGGTGGCCCCGCCTACTACATCGAAAAGGCCATGGGCCTGAAGTGGTACGCGCTGGCCTTCGCCATCGCCACGATCATCGCGGCCGGCTTCCTGATGCCGGGCGTGCAGGCCAACGCCATCGCCGACAGCATCATCAACGCCTGCCGTGGCACCGCGCTGTGCGGCCCGCTGGACGGCCAGGCCTTCGGCATGGAATCGGTGCAGGCGCTGAAGCTGGGCATCGGCATCGTGGTGGCACTGCTGCTGGGCGTGGTGATCTTCGGTGGCGTCAAGCGCATCGCCAATTTCGCCGAAGTGGTGGTGCCGTTCATGGCCGCCGGCTTCATCCTGATGGCCATCGTCATCATGATCATCAACTACGATCGCGTGCCGGAGATGTTCGGCATCATCTTCAAGAGTGCCTTCGGCACCCACGCCGCGTTCGGCGCGATGATGGGCCTGGCGGTGGAGTGGGGCATCAAGCGCGGCATCTATGCCAATGAAGCCGGGCAGGGCTCGGGTCCGCACGCGGCAGCCGCTTCGGAAGTCTCGCACCCGGCCAAGCAGGGTTACGTGCAGGCCTTCGCCATCTACTTCGACACCATGATGGTGTGCACCGCCACTGCGTTCCTGATCCTGGCCAGCGGCACCTACAACGTGTACTCGCCGGCAGGTGCCAGCGCCCCGCCGATCTTCCAGGGCCTGGCCGGCATTCCGGAAGGCGCGGGCTATGCGCAGGCCGGCGTGGAAGCGGTGCTGCCGGGCTGGGGCTCGGCGTTCGTCTCGATCGCCATCTTCTTCTTCGCCTTCACCACCATCATGGCGTACTACTACATGGCCGAGACCAACCTCAGCTATGTGAACCACAACAAGAAGCGCCCGCTGACCGTGCTGGTGCTGCGCCTGGGCATCATCGGCATGGTGGTGTTCGGTGCGTTCCACAATGCGACCCTGGCCTGGGCGCTGGGTGACATCGGCGTTGGCCTGATGGCCTGGCTGAACATCATCGCCATCCTCATCATCCAGAAGCCGGCGATGCTGGCCCTGCGTGACTACGAACGACAGAAGAAGCTGGGCCTGGATCCGGTGTTCGACCCTGATGCCCTGGGCATCAAGAACGCCGATTTCTGGCGCCAGCGCAAGCAGGAGAGTGTGTAA
- a CDS encoding GNAT family N-acetyltransferase, protein MPDPAQRLYGDGFVLRPWCSDDLDSLLRHANDAEVSRGLRDRFPFPYTREDGEAFLAGRVLAPGTLNLAIEIDGHACGSIGAQQGSAERAHMAELGYWLGQAYWGQGLMTRVVGLFAPWVMDELRLFRLQAGVVDFNLGSVRVLEKNGFQEEGIDRCAVYKRGVLHDLRRFARVRMQLP, encoded by the coding sequence ATGCCTGACCCGGCGCAGCGCCTGTACGGTGACGGCTTCGTGCTGAGGCCGTGGTGCAGCGACGACCTGGACTCGTTGCTGCGCCACGCCAATGACGCCGAGGTCTCGCGCGGCCTGCGCGACCGCTTCCCGTTCCCGTACACCCGCGAGGATGGCGAGGCGTTCCTCGCCGGCCGCGTACTGGCGCCCGGAACGCTCAACCTGGCCATCGAGATCGACGGCCATGCCTGCGGCAGCATCGGTGCCCAGCAGGGCAGCGCCGAGCGCGCGCATATGGCCGAGCTGGGCTACTGGCTGGGGCAGGCCTACTGGGGCCAAGGGCTGATGACCCGCGTGGTCGGCCTGTTCGCACCGTGGGTGATGGACGAGCTGCGCCTGTTCAGGCTGCAGGCCGGGGTGGTCGATTTCAACCTCGGTTCGGTCCGGGTGCTGGAAAAGAACGGTTTCCAGGAAGAGGGCATTGACCGCTGTGCGGTCTACAAGCGTGGCGTCCTGCACGACCTGCGCCGGTTTGCCCGGGTACGCATGCAGCTGCCCTGA
- a CDS encoding efflux RND transporter permease subunit produces the protein MKLSDISIQRPVFAVVMSLLLLVLGVMSFTRLTLRELPAIDPPIVSVSVDYTGASAAVIESRITQVLEDALAGIEGIDTINARSTNGRSQVSIEFTSNRDIEAAANDVRDAVSRVADRMPEEARPPEIAKVESDADPIIWFNMVSSTMDTLELSDYADRYVVDRFSSLDGVAQVRIGGRQRYAMRIWLDRDQLAARGLTTGDVETALRNENVELPAGRIESTDRDFTLRVERNYIKPEDFATIPLGKGRDGYVVRMGDVAKIELASAERRAYYRSNGEPGIGLGIVKTSTANSLDVARVARAEAERVALTLPKGTQIFVAFDNTTFIEAAVDRVYATLVEAMILVLAVIWLFLGSFRAALIPAVTVPVCLVAAFIALYAFDFSINLLTLLALVLCIGLVVDDAIVVVENVQRRIDLGEPPLVASKRGTAQVAFAVIATTAVLVAVFLPVGFLEGNTGRLFRELAVALAAAVALSAFVALTLTPMMASKLLKPHTGQAPRGLHGFVNRNLERLAGAYGRVLDHHVDRTWIYLLVMVAALAASWGLLKLLPSELAPAEDRGSFQIMIDGPEGAGYDYTVQQVQQVEAMLAPHVGADKPIVRANPRVPGGWGASEEMHTGRVSIFLQPWRQRSEGTPEVANELQKELDTIRGVRVRTQVGGGLVRSGGQPFQIVLGGPEYAEIAQWRDRILLRMADNPGLVGPDSDYKETRPQMRVNIDRQRAADLGVPVTAIGSALETMMGSRRVTTFVDNGEEYDVLVQAGRDGRASPADLAAIRVRATSGELVPLSNLVTLSEVAEAGTLNRFNRLRSITITAGLAPGYPLGEAIAWAQNVAREELPQYAQVNWKGESREYQSAGGAVLLTFAMALLVVYLVLAAQFESFIHPLTIMLTVPLGVLGALVGLWVSGGTVNLFSQIGIVMLVGLAAKNGILIVEFANQLRDDGRTVREAIIESAMVRLRPILMTSIATVVGAVPLVVAGGPGSASRGTIGIVIIFGVTLSTFLSLFVVPAFYARLAPYTRSPEAVKRELEKQEAASPSVGGHA, from the coding sequence ATGAAGCTGTCCGACATCTCCATCCAGCGGCCGGTATTCGCCGTGGTGATGAGCCTGTTGCTGCTGGTGCTGGGCGTGATGTCCTTCACCCGCCTGACCCTGCGCGAGCTGCCAGCCATCGATCCGCCGATCGTCTCGGTCTCGGTGGACTACACCGGCGCTTCGGCGGCGGTCATCGAAAGCCGCATCACCCAGGTGCTGGAAGATGCGCTGGCCGGCATCGAAGGCATCGACACGATCAACGCGCGCAGCACCAACGGCCGCTCGCAGGTCAGCATCGAGTTCACCTCCAACCGCGATATCGAAGCGGCGGCCAACGACGTGCGTGATGCGGTCAGCCGCGTCGCCGACCGCATGCCGGAAGAGGCGCGGCCGCCGGAAATCGCCAAGGTCGAAAGCGATGCCGACCCGATCATCTGGTTCAACATGGTCTCCTCGACCATGGACACGCTGGAACTGAGCGACTACGCCGATCGCTACGTGGTCGATCGCTTCTCCAGCCTGGACGGCGTGGCCCAGGTCCGCATCGGTGGCCGCCAGCGCTACGCGATGCGCATCTGGCTGGACCGTGACCAGCTGGCCGCGCGCGGCCTGACCACCGGCGATGTGGAAACGGCGCTGCGCAACGAGAACGTGGAACTGCCGGCGGGTCGCATCGAATCGACCGACCGTGATTTCACCCTGCGCGTGGAGCGCAACTACATCAAGCCGGAAGACTTCGCGACCATCCCGCTGGGCAAGGGCCGCGACGGTTATGTGGTGCGCATGGGCGACGTGGCGAAGATCGAGCTGGCTTCGGCCGAGCGCCGCGCCTACTACCGCAGCAACGGCGAGCCGGGCATCGGCCTGGGCATCGTCAAGACCTCCACCGCCAACTCGCTGGACGTAGCACGTGTCGCACGCGCGGAAGCCGAGCGGGTTGCGTTGACGCTGCCCAAGGGCACGCAGATCTTCGTCGCCTTCGACAACACAACCTTCATCGAGGCAGCGGTGGATCGCGTCTACGCCACGCTGGTCGAGGCGATGATCCTGGTGCTGGCGGTGATCTGGCTGTTCCTGGGCAGTTTCCGCGCCGCACTGATTCCTGCAGTGACGGTGCCGGTCTGCCTGGTGGCCGCTTTCATCGCGCTGTACGCGTTCGATTTCTCGATCAACCTGCTGACCCTGCTTGCCCTGGTGCTGTGCATCGGCCTGGTGGTGGACGATGCGATCGTGGTGGTGGAGAACGTGCAGCGCCGCATCGACCTGGGGGAGCCACCGCTGGTCGCCTCCAAGCGCGGTACCGCGCAGGTCGCCTTCGCGGTGATCGCCACCACCGCCGTGCTGGTGGCGGTGTTCCTGCCGGTCGGCTTCCTGGAAGGCAACACCGGGCGCCTGTTCCGTGAACTGGCGGTGGCGCTGGCGGCGGCGGTGGCGTTGTCCGCCTTCGTCGCGCTGACGCTGACGCCGATGATGGCCTCCAAGCTGCTCAAGCCGCACACCGGGCAGGCGCCGCGCGGCCTGCATGGCTTCGTCAACCGCAACCTGGAGCGCCTGGCCGGCGCCTATGGCCGCGTGCTGGACCACCATGTCGACCGCACCTGGATCTACCTGCTGGTGATGGTGGCCGCGCTGGCCGCCAGCTGGGGCCTGCTCAAGCTGCTGCCCTCGGAGCTGGCCCCGGCCGAAGACCGTGGCTCGTTCCAGATCATGATCGATGGCCCGGAAGGCGCCGGCTACGACTACACCGTGCAGCAGGTGCAGCAGGTGGAAGCGATGCTGGCCCCGCACGTGGGCGCGGACAAGCCGATCGTGCGCGCCAACCCGCGCGTGCCCGGTGGCTGGGGCGCCAGCGAGGAAATGCACACCGGCCGTGTCAGCATCTTCCTGCAGCCCTGGCGGCAGCGCAGCGAAGGCACGCCAGAGGTGGCCAACGAGCTGCAGAAAGAACTGGACACCATCCGCGGCGTGCGCGTGCGTACGCAGGTGGGCGGGGGCCTGGTGCGCAGTGGCGGGCAGCCGTTCCAGATCGTGCTGGGCGGGCCGGAATACGCCGAGATCGCGCAGTGGCGCGATCGCATCCTGCTGCGCATGGCCGACAATCCCGGCCTGGTCGGCCCGGATTCGGACTACAAGGAAACCCGACCGCAGATGCGGGTGAACATCGACCGCCAGCGTGCGGCCGACCTCGGCGTGCCGGTTACCGCGATCGGCTCGGCGCTGGAAACCATGATGGGCTCGCGTCGTGTCACCACCTTCGTCGACAACGGCGAGGAGTACGACGTGCTGGTGCAGGCCGGTCGCGATGGACGTGCCAGCCCGGCCGACCTGGCCGCGATCCGCGTGCGTGCCACCTCTGGCGAGCTGGTGCCGCTGTCCAACCTGGTCACGCTGAGTGAAGTGGCCGAGGCGGGCACCCTGAACCGCTTCAACCGCCTGCGCTCGATCACCATCACCGCGGGCCTGGCGCCGGGCTATCCGCTGGGCGAGGCCATCGCCTGGGCGCAGAACGTGGCCCGCGAGGAACTGCCGCAGTACGCGCAGGTGAACTGGAAGGGCGAGTCGCGCGAGTACCAGAGCGCCGGTGGCGCGGTGCTGCTGACCTTCGCCATGGCGTTGCTGGTGGTGTACCTGGTGCTGGCCGCGCAGTTCGAGAGTTTCATCCACCCGCTGACGATCATGCTGACCGTGCCGCTGGGCGTGCTCGGTGCGCTGGTCGGGTTGTGGGTGAGTGGGGGTACGGTGAACCTGTTCAGCCAGATCGGCATCGTCATGCTGGTCGGCCTGGCTGCGAAGAACGGCATCCTCATCGTCGAGTTCGCCAACCAGCTGCGTGACGATGGGCGCACGGTACGCGAGGCGATCATCGAATCGGCGATGGTGCGCCTGCGCCCGATCCTGATGACCTCGATCGCCACTGTGGTTGGCGCGGTCCCGCTGGTGGTGGCCGGTGGCCCGGGTTCGGCCAGCCGTGGCACGATCGGCATCGTGATCATCTTCGGCGTGACTCTCTCGACCTTCCTGTCGCTGTTCGTGGTGCCGGCGTTCTACGCGCGATTGGCGCCCTATACGCGTTCGCCGGAAGCGGTGAAGCGCGAGCTGGAGAAGCAGGAAGCCGCGTCGCCGTCGGTGGGTGGCCATGCCTGA